The following proteins are encoded in a genomic region of Fusarium oxysporum f. sp. lycopersici 4287 chromosome 1, whole genome shotgun sequence:
- a CDS encoding 40S ribosomal protein S8: MGISRDSRHKRSASGAKRAYYRKKRAFEAGRQGANTRIGPKRIHTVRTRGGNHKYRALRLDSGNFAWGSEGLTRKTRVIAVAYHPSNNELVRTNTLTKSAVVQVDAAPFRQWYEAHYGQAIGRRRQKAQAAKEGKTEEEVKKSNAVEKKQAARLSSRGKVESAIEKQFEAGRLYAVVSSRPGQSGRVDGYILEGEELAFYQRKLHK, from the exons ATGGGTATTTCGCGTGACTCTCGACACAAGCGCTCCGCCTCCGGTGCCAAGCGTGCCTACTACC GGAAGAAGCGCGCTTTCGAGGCTGGTCGCCAGGGTGCCAACACCCGTATTGGCCCCAAGCGCATTCACACCGTCCGAACCCGAGGTGGTAACCACAAGTACCGTGCCCTCCGTCTCGACTCCGGCAACTTTGCCTGGGGCTCCGAGGGTCTGACCCGCAAGACCCGTGTCATTGCCGTCGCCTATCACCCTTCCAACAACGAGCTTGTCCGAACAAACACCCTCACCAAGAGCGCCGTTGTCCAGGTTGATGCCGCTCCCTTCCGACAGTGGTACGAGGCCCACTACGGCCAGGCCATCGGCCGAAGACGTCAGAAGGCTCAGGCTGCCAAGGAGGGcaagactgaggaggaggtgAAGAAGTCTAAcgctgttgagaagaagcaggccGCCCGTCTGTCTTCCCGCGGCAAGGTCGAGAGCGCCATCGAGAAGCAGTTCGAGGCTGGTCGACTCTACGCCGTTGTTTCCAGCCGACCCGGTCAGTCAGGCCGCGTTGATGGTTACATTCTGGAGGGTGAGGAGCTCGCTTTCTACCAGCGTAAGCTCCACAAGTAA